Proteins from a genomic interval of Rhodothermus marinus:
- a CDS encoding AAA family ATPase gives MPAPSALRTGDPLEALHEAYVRLRREIGKVIVGQEAIIEQLVVCLLARGHALLIGVPGLAKTLLVRTLAQALDLKFSRIQFTPDLMPSDITGTEILEEDRTTGQRVFRFVKGPIFAHIVLADEINRTPPKTQAALLEAMQEQHVTAAGQTFPLEPPFFVLATQNPIEQEGTYPLPEAQLDRFMLNLWLDYPSFEEEVAVVRNTTSGPPPTVEPVVSREELLAFQDLIRQIPVADHVIEYAVRLVARTRPGRPDTPEFINTYLSYGAGPRASQYLILGAKALAALDGRATPLISDVRRLAVPVLRHRIVTSFNADADGISAVELIERLLETLPEA, from the coding sequence ATGCCTGCTCCGAGCGCGCTTCGCACCGGTGATCCCCTGGAAGCACTTCACGAGGCTTACGTGCGCCTTCGCCGGGAGATCGGCAAGGTCATCGTCGGTCAGGAGGCCATCATCGAGCAGCTTGTCGTGTGCCTGCTGGCACGCGGCCACGCGCTGCTGATCGGCGTGCCCGGCCTCGCCAAAACGCTGCTGGTGCGCACGCTGGCACAGGCGCTCGACCTGAAGTTCAGTCGCATTCAGTTCACGCCCGACCTGATGCCCAGCGACATCACGGGCACCGAAATCCTTGAAGAAGACCGCACCACGGGCCAGCGGGTGTTTCGCTTCGTCAAAGGCCCCATCTTCGCCCACATCGTGCTGGCCGACGAGATCAATCGCACCCCTCCCAAGACTCAGGCCGCCCTGCTCGAAGCCATGCAGGAGCAGCACGTGACGGCGGCCGGACAGACCTTCCCGCTCGAACCGCCGTTTTTCGTGCTGGCCACCCAGAACCCGATCGAACAGGAAGGCACCTATCCCCTGCCCGAAGCTCAGCTCGACCGCTTCATGCTCAACCTTTGGCTCGACTACCCTTCGTTCGAAGAAGAAGTGGCGGTGGTGCGCAATACGACCTCGGGTCCGCCGCCGACCGTCGAGCCCGTCGTCAGTCGCGAAGAGTTGCTGGCCTTTCAGGACCTGATCCGCCAGATTCCGGTGGCCGATCACGTGATCGAATACGCCGTGCGCCTGGTGGCCCGTACGCGTCCGGGACGCCCCGACACGCCCGAGTTCATCAACACCTACCTGAGCTACGGGGCCGGCCCCCGCGCCTCTCAGTACCTGATTCTGGGGGCCAAGGCGCTGGCCGCGCTCGACGGTCGCGCCACGCCGCTCATTTCCGACGTGCGCCGCCTGGCCGTGCCTGTCCTGCGTCACCGCATCGTCACCAGCTTCAACGCCGACGCCGACGGCATCTCGGCCGTGGAACTGATCGAACGCCTGCTCGAAACGCTCCCCGAAGCCTGA
- a CDS encoding metal-dependent transcriptional regulator, protein MLSEAQEDYLKQIFLLGEGEPVSTTALAERLGVRPASVTGMLQKLAALGLVDYRPYQGARLTEAGRKIAIELLRHHRLIETFLAEALGFDWHEVHDEAERLEHVISERLEARMAEWLGHPVRDPHGDPIPTPELTFPAIEPGRPLPLLPVGSVAQVVRVRAQDPDTLNLLARLSLRPGTRVHVLEHSASGVRLAVGGERFLLPRELAEAIWAVEEASS, encoded by the coding sequence ATGCTGTCCGAAGCACAGGAAGACTATCTGAAGCAGATTTTTCTGCTGGGCGAAGGTGAGCCGGTCTCGACCACGGCGCTGGCCGAGCGGCTGGGCGTGCGTCCGGCCTCGGTGACGGGCATGTTGCAGAAGCTGGCGGCGCTGGGGCTGGTGGACTATCGACCCTACCAGGGCGCGCGCCTGACCGAGGCCGGCCGCAAGATCGCCATCGAGTTGCTCCGGCACCACCGGCTGATCGAAACCTTCCTGGCCGAGGCGCTGGGCTTCGACTGGCACGAGGTGCACGACGAAGCCGAACGGCTGGAGCATGTGATCAGTGAGCGTCTCGAAGCCCGCATGGCGGAATGGCTGGGCCACCCCGTGCGGGATCCGCACGGCGACCCGATTCCCACGCCGGAGCTGACGTTCCCGGCCATCGAGCCGGGGCGTCCTCTGCCCCTGCTGCCGGTGGGCTCAGTAGCCCAGGTCGTTCGCGTTCGGGCTCAGGACCCTGATACGCTGAACCTGCTGGCGCGCCTGTCGCTGCGTCCGGGCACGCGCGTGCACGTGCTCGAGCACTCCGCCTCGGGCGTCCGACTTGCCGTGGGCGGCGAACGCTTTCTCCTTCCTCGAGAACTTGCCGAAGCCATATGGGCCGTCGAAGAAGCTTCCTCCTGA
- a CDS encoding metal ABC transporter permease — protein sequence MDFTLRIVMTGAALLGLISGSLGTLAVLRRQGLIGDAVAHAALPGIVLAFLLSGSKAPVVLQLGAAVSGTLALLWVQAILRTTRVRFDAALGMALAVFFGLGVVLLSAAQHTAGAAQAGLDRFLFGQAATLLREDLIVMAAAGILAFALVLAFWKEIQLVLFDEAYAATLGLPVRRLQTLLIVLLVVAIVIGLQTVGVVLMSAVIVAPAAAARQWSSRYGRVLLLAGLFGLLSGALGAWISSLAPRLPTGPLIVLLLTALALLSVLVAPARGLLWQYVRRRRARETARQAVMAVLQELAHRHPDAAHPHPTATIQAALGADVPVEAILRDLERRGKVRHTPDQGWQLTERSSHTP from the coding sequence ATGGACTTCACGCTGCGCATCGTGATGACCGGGGCGGCCCTGCTCGGGCTGATCTCCGGATCGCTGGGTACGCTGGCCGTGCTCCGGCGTCAGGGGCTGATCGGCGATGCCGTCGCCCACGCGGCGCTGCCGGGTATCGTGCTGGCTTTTCTGCTCAGCGGCTCGAAAGCTCCGGTGGTCCTGCAGCTCGGCGCGGCCGTCAGCGGCACGCTGGCGCTGCTGTGGGTGCAGGCCATCCTGCGCACGACGCGCGTCCGCTTCGACGCAGCGCTGGGCATGGCGCTGGCCGTCTTTTTCGGGCTCGGCGTGGTGCTGCTTTCGGCCGCTCAGCATACGGCCGGCGCGGCACAGGCAGGGCTGGATCGCTTCCTCTTTGGCCAGGCGGCCACGCTGCTTCGGGAGGATCTGATCGTCATGGCCGCGGCCGGCATACTGGCTTTTGCACTGGTGCTGGCCTTCTGGAAGGAAATCCAGCTCGTACTGTTCGATGAGGCCTACGCGGCGACGCTGGGACTTCCGGTGCGCCGGCTACAGACGCTGCTGATCGTGTTGCTCGTGGTGGCCATCGTTATCGGACTCCAGACGGTGGGCGTCGTGCTGATGAGTGCTGTGATCGTGGCCCCGGCGGCGGCCGCCCGTCAGTGGAGCAGCCGGTACGGCCGTGTGTTGCTGCTGGCCGGGCTTTTTGGTCTGCTGAGCGGTGCGCTGGGCGCCTGGATCAGCAGCCTTGCCCCCCGGCTTCCCACCGGTCCCCTTATCGTACTGCTGCTGACCGCGCTGGCCCTGCTGTCGGTGCTGGTTGCCCCGGCACGTGGCCTGCTCTGGCAATACGTTCGACGGCGACGGGCCCGGGAAACCGCCCGCCAGGCCGTAATGGCCGTCCTTCAGGAGCTGGCGCATCGCCATCCGGACGCGGCGCATCCGCACCCCACGGCCACCATTCAGGCGGCGCTGGGCGCCGACGTTCCCGTCGAGGCCATCCTGCGCGATCTGGAGCGGCGCGGGAAGGTCCGGCACACGCCGGATCAGGGCTGGCAACTTACCGAACGTTCATCTCACACGCCATGA
- a CDS encoding DMT family transporter: MTTPATLGLSRGLRYMIGSAFMFSLMGLFVKVAGRHLPSQEIVLIRSVVTLFYSYLLLRWQRVSWRGQRTGLLILRGVVGFVSLSCLYFALTRLPLADTLVLQHTSPVFTTLLAALWLKEPIGRREIAGILLSLLGVVLVARPGFLFGTHTAGLDPLGVAAAMGAAIFSAGAYTIVRELRRTEHPLTIVFYFPLVSTIGSLPMALPTAVWPSPLDWLVVVAGVGLSAQIAQVWMTRGLAEEQAGRAVAMNYLQVVFGALWGLLFFREIPTPLSLLGMGLIFAGTWLVARVRA; the protein is encoded by the coding sequence GTGACGACGCCGGCGACGCTCGGACTCTCGCGCGGGTTACGCTACATGATCGGCTCGGCCTTCATGTTCAGCCTGATGGGGCTGTTCGTGAAAGTGGCCGGCCGCCATCTGCCCAGCCAGGAAATCGTTCTCATCCGCAGCGTCGTCACGCTTTTCTACAGCTACCTGCTGCTCCGCTGGCAACGGGTCTCGTGGCGGGGACAGCGCACGGGCCTGCTGATCCTGCGCGGTGTAGTGGGCTTCGTGTCGCTGAGCTGCCTCTACTTTGCGCTGACGCGGCTGCCGCTGGCCGACACGCTGGTGCTGCAGCACACGAGCCCGGTCTTCACCACGCTGCTGGCCGCCCTCTGGCTGAAAGAACCCATCGGCCGCCGCGAAATCGCCGGCATTCTGCTCAGCTTGCTCGGCGTGGTGCTGGTGGCCCGGCCGGGCTTTCTGTTCGGCACCCACACGGCCGGGTTGGATCCGCTGGGCGTGGCCGCCGCCATGGGCGCGGCTATCTTCAGCGCCGGCGCGTACACGATCGTGCGCGAACTTCGCCGCACCGAGCACCCGCTGACCATCGTGTTCTATTTCCCGCTGGTCTCGACGATCGGCTCGCTTCCGATGGCGCTGCCCACGGCCGTCTGGCCCTCGCCGCTCGACTGGCTTGTTGTGGTGGCGGGCGTGGGGCTCAGCGCCCAGATCGCGCAGGTGTGGATGACCCGCGGCCTGGCCGAAGAACAGGCCGGCCGGGCGGTCGCCATGAACTACCTGCAGGTCGTCTTCGGCGCGCTCTGGGGCCTGCTGTTTTTCCGCGAGATCCCCACGCCGCTGAGCCTGCTGGGCATGGGATTGATCTTTGCCGGTACCTGGCTGGTCGCCCGCGTCCGCGCCTGA
- a CDS encoding metal ABC transporter ATP-binding protein — MKWAIEIEDLTVAYQQQPVLWDVDAVIPAGQMTAIVGPNGAGKSTLLKAVLGIVRPAAGRIRVLGRPFRARERRVAYVPQRAELDWDFPATVFDVALMGTYGRVGWLRRPGAAERTLARAALERVGMTELADRPIGQLSGGQQQRVLLARALAQEAELYLLDEPFQGVDAPTEATLLDVLRWLKQQGKTIVVVHHDLSTVAEYFDWVVLLNVQCIACGPVAEAFTPENLRRTYGGRMVVPAPAVNPT; from the coding sequence ATGAAGTGGGCGATTGAAATCGAAGACCTGACCGTTGCCTACCAGCAGCAGCCGGTGCTCTGGGACGTGGACGCGGTGATTCCGGCCGGCCAGATGACCGCGATCGTCGGCCCCAACGGCGCCGGCAAGAGCACGCTGCTCAAGGCCGTGCTGGGGATTGTGCGGCCGGCCGCCGGGCGCATCCGGGTGCTGGGCCGGCCGTTTCGTGCCCGGGAACGCCGGGTGGCCTATGTGCCTCAGCGGGCCGAACTGGACTGGGACTTTCCGGCGACCGTGTTCGACGTGGCGCTGATGGGCACCTACGGACGCGTGGGCTGGCTGCGGCGCCCCGGAGCAGCCGAACGTACCCTGGCTCGGGCGGCGCTCGAACGCGTCGGGATGACCGAGCTGGCGGACCGGCCGATCGGTCAGCTTTCCGGCGGCCAGCAACAGCGCGTGCTGCTGGCCCGCGCGCTGGCTCAGGAAGCGGAGCTTTACCTGCTCGACGAGCCGTTTCAGGGCGTGGACGCCCCTACCGAGGCCACGCTGCTCGACGTGCTACGATGGCTCAAGCAGCAGGGCAAGACCATTGTAGTGGTCCATCACGACCTGTCCACCGTGGCCGAATACTTCGACTGGGTGGTGCTGCTGAACGTCCAGTGCATTGCCTGTGGGCCGGTGGCCGAAGCTTTCACCCCCGAAAATCTGCGGCGCACTTACGGCGGCCGCATGGTGGTCCCGGCTCCGGCGGTGAACCCGACGTAG
- a CDS encoding CHRD domain-containing protein, with translation MRIRYTLGALLLLLAMPVHAQTFFSAVLTPEQETGTVTSNGYGTAALALTDEGLQFVITVDGLTGPVQAAHFHQGAAGTDGPVVRAITFEGNTATGVWTATDAQPLTDELITALLLGQLYINIHTAQYPAGEIRGQVRLSGGTALQAELTPEQETDAVTSNGRGTAHLTLTDAGLVYRVSVEGLTGPVQAAHFHYGAAGVSGPVVHGITFEGNTAAGVWTDLPDSLIVALLLGKLYLNIHTAQYPAGEIRGQVQLAAGTGAVVSLDPMQETGTVSSNGRGTAFLALTEAGLVYHLTVSGLTGSVQAAHFHHAPAGQDGPVVRTIAFEGNTASGVWRPTDDEPLTDELIRELLAGNIYINVHTAQYPAGEIRGQVRPGQLVLTALESLEGEPPTTLMLAPNYPNPFRDRTTITFALPQAARATLAVYNLLGQRVATLVDGFLPAGRYQVVFDAASLPAGLYQYRLETPYGNQSRTLMHLR, from the coding sequence ATGCGCATACGCTACACCCTGGGAGCTTTGCTGCTCCTGCTTGCCATGCCCGTCCATGCCCAGACCTTCTTTTCGGCCGTGCTCACCCCGGAGCAGGAAACCGGCACGGTCACCAGCAACGGGTACGGAACGGCCGCGCTGGCCCTGACCGACGAAGGCCTGCAGTTCGTCATCACCGTCGATGGCCTGACAGGCCCCGTTCAGGCCGCCCACTTTCATCAGGGCGCGGCGGGCACCGACGGTCCGGTAGTACGCGCGATTACCTTCGAAGGCAACACGGCCACGGGCGTCTGGACGGCCACCGACGCCCAGCCGCTGACCGACGAACTGATCACGGCGTTGCTACTCGGCCAGCTCTACATCAACATCCACACGGCCCAGTATCCGGCCGGCGAAATCCGAGGCCAGGTACGGCTCAGCGGCGGCACCGCCCTGCAGGCCGAGCTCACGCCCGAGCAGGAGACCGACGCCGTCACCAGCAACGGACGCGGCACGGCCCACCTGACGCTCACCGACGCCGGACTGGTCTATCGAGTCTCCGTCGAAGGACTGACCGGCCCCGTCCAGGCCGCCCATTTTCATTACGGCGCGGCGGGCGTCAGCGGCCCCGTGGTGCACGGCATTACCTTCGAGGGAAACACGGCGGCCGGCGTCTGGACCGACCTGCCCGATTCGCTCATCGTCGCGCTGCTACTGGGAAAGCTTTACCTCAATATCCACACCGCTCAGTATCCGGCCGGCGAGATCCGTGGTCAGGTGCAGCTGGCCGCCGGAACCGGTGCCGTCGTGTCGCTCGACCCCATGCAGGAAACCGGCACGGTCAGCAGCAACGGACGCGGCACGGCGTTTCTGGCGCTGACCGAGGCCGGACTGGTCTACCACCTCACGGTTAGCGGACTGACAGGGTCCGTCCAGGCGGCCCACTTTCATCATGCGCCTGCCGGCCAGGACGGCCCCGTCGTCCGCACCATCGCGTTCGAAGGCAACACGGCCTCCGGCGTCTGGCGCCCGACCGACGACGAGCCGCTGACCGACGAACTGATCCGGGAGCTACTGGCCGGCAACATCTACATCAACGTACACACCGCCCAGTATCCGGCCGGGGAGATTCGGGGACAGGTCCGTCCGGGCCAGCTTGTGCTGACTGCACTGGAATCGCTCGAAGGCGAACCGCCCACCACCCTGATGCTCGCACCGAACTATCCGAATCCGTTCCGCGATCGCACCACCATCACGTTCGCGCTCCCGCAGGCCGCCCGGGCCACACTGGCCGTCTACAACCTGCTGGGCCAGCGCGTGGCGACACTGGTAGATGGCTTCCTGCCGGCCGGCCGCTATCAGGTGGTGTTCGATGCCGCCTCGCTGCCGGCCGGTCTCTACCAGTACCGGCTCGAAACGCCCTACGGAAACCAGAGCCGCACGCTCATGCATCTGCGCTGA
- a CDS encoding metal ABC transporter permease has translation MSPALEILLVAMLTAAACALPGAFLVLRRMSLVSDAISHAVLPGIVVGFFLTENLQHPLLLVLAGASGLLTVYLIELLEKTGRLREDTAIGLVFPALFSVGVLLIARFAGQVHLDTDAVLLGELAFVPFDRLIWRGIDLGPRALWTMAGLLLINALLIRLLYKELVLATFDAASAAVLGFRPVLLHYLLMGLVAVTVVAAFHAVGAILVIALMIGPPAAALLLARRMPTYLLGSLLFGVLSAVPGYGMARLLDVSIAGSMATMVGVLFCLVWLLAPETGLLARWRRHRRQQRDFALDLLLIHLLHHEHRPEATAERHRATLPLHLNWTDEKFARILEEGQRRGWLRLEGRMIHLTEAGRRHARKRLEALAPAPHTT, from the coding sequence ATGAGTCCGGCTCTCGAGATCCTGCTGGTAGCCATGCTGACGGCGGCCGCGTGTGCGCTGCCCGGCGCCTTTCTTGTGCTGCGCCGCATGAGCCTCGTCAGCGACGCCATCAGCCATGCGGTGCTGCCCGGGATCGTGGTCGGGTTCTTTCTCACCGAAAACCTGCAGCATCCGCTGCTGCTCGTGCTGGCCGGGGCTTCGGGGCTGCTCACGGTCTATCTGATCGAGCTGCTGGAGAAGACCGGCCGGCTGCGCGAGGATACGGCCATCGGGCTGGTCTTCCCCGCGCTGTTCAGCGTGGGCGTGCTGCTGATTGCCCGCTTTGCAGGCCAGGTGCATCTGGACACCGACGCCGTGCTTCTGGGCGAGCTGGCCTTCGTGCCGTTCGATCGGCTGATCTGGCGCGGAATCGACCTCGGTCCGCGTGCGCTCTGGACCATGGCCGGCCTCCTACTGATCAACGCGCTGCTGATCCGACTGCTTTACAAAGAGCTGGTACTGGCAACGTTCGATGCGGCCTCGGCGGCCGTGCTGGGCTTCCGACCCGTGCTGTTGCATTACCTGCTGATGGGCCTCGTGGCCGTCACGGTGGTGGCCGCCTTCCATGCGGTAGGCGCCATTCTCGTCATTGCACTGATGATCGGTCCGCCGGCTGCTGCCCTCCTGCTGGCCCGTCGGATGCCGACCTACCTGCTGGGGAGCCTGCTTTTCGGCGTGCTGAGTGCCGTACCGGGCTACGGCATGGCCCGGCTGCTGGACGTGTCGATCGCCGGATCGATGGCCACCATGGTGGGCGTGCTGTTCTGCCTGGTCTGGCTGCTGGCTCCGGAGACCGGACTGCTGGCCCGCTGGCGCCGCCATCGTCGGCAGCAGCGCGATTTTGCGCTGGACCTGCTTTTGATCCATCTGCTGCACCACGAGCACCGGCCGGAGGCCACGGCCGAACGCCATCGCGCCACGCTGCCCCTTCATCTGAACTGGACCGACGAAAAGTTTGCCCGCATTCTGGAAGAAGGCCAGCGACGCGGCTGGCTGCGCCTTGAAGGCCGCATGATCCACCTGACCGAAGCCGGTCGTCGCCACGCACGGAAACGGCTGGAAGCACTGGCGCCTGCACCACATACGACCTGA
- a CDS encoding FxsA family protein, with protein MGARLFLLFLIVPAVELALLLQIGRWIGLWPTIGLIFATALAGSFLARREGTATWRAFRQRLAEGKLPGRELIDGVLILLAGALLITPGVLTDLLGLIGLLPPTRALIRRYLMRRLQQALQQQTARLYVSFGGFTPPDAAKPDPSGWSGQARSRPHYLEDDRR; from the coding sequence ATGGGCGCACGTCTGTTTCTGTTGTTTCTGATCGTGCCGGCCGTCGAGCTGGCGCTGCTGCTCCAGATCGGCCGCTGGATCGGGCTCTGGCCTACGATCGGCCTGATCTTCGCCACGGCGCTGGCCGGTAGCTTTCTGGCCCGCCGTGAAGGCACAGCCACCTGGCGGGCCTTCCGGCAACGCCTGGCCGAGGGAAAGTTGCCCGGACGCGAGCTGATCGACGGCGTACTGATTCTGCTTGCCGGCGCTCTGCTGATCACACCGGGCGTGCTGACCGACCTGCTGGGACTGATCGGTCTGCTACCGCCTACGCGTGCGCTGATTCGCCGCTACCTGATGCGCCGCCTGCAACAGGCCCTTCAGCAGCAGACCGCCCGGCTCTACGTCTCGTTCGGTGGCTTTACACCCCCGGATGCCGCCAAACCCGATCCGTCCGGCTGGTCCGGACAGGCACGCTCCCGTCCCCATTATCTGGAAGACGACAGGCGCTGA
- a CDS encoding metal ABC transporter solute-binding protein, Zn/Mn family — translation MGRRRSFLLSGCAAIVLLLLVGCQATTSRTDGRLRIVATTTIVADLARQLGGEAVAVTALMGPGIDPHLYRASEGDVARMQQADLVLYNGLHLEGKMTEVFERMQALGRPTLAVAECVPDSLRLRASGFGGVYDPHVWMDVRRWQYAARCVAETLARMDTARAAFYRDRLAAYLAELDSTDAYVRRRSATLPPERRVLITSHDAFRYFGNAYGWEVHGLLGVSTASEAGTADVQQLAEFIVARRVPAIFVESSVPERYLRALQEAVGARGFSVRLAGPLYSDALGDPGSPAGTYTGMIRTNIDTIVEALREATLP, via the coding sequence ATGGGCCGTCGAAGAAGCTTCCTCCTGAGCGGCTGCGCCGCCATCGTTCTGTTGCTGCTGGTGGGTTGCCAGGCCACGACATCCCGGACGGACGGGCGGCTGCGCATCGTGGCCACCACCACGATCGTGGCCGACCTGGCCCGTCAGCTTGGCGGCGAGGCGGTGGCGGTGACGGCACTCATGGGACCGGGCATCGACCCGCACCTTTACCGCGCCAGCGAGGGCGACGTGGCCCGTATGCAGCAGGCCGACCTTGTGCTCTACAACGGCCTGCACCTGGAAGGCAAAATGACCGAAGTCTTCGAGCGCATGCAGGCGCTGGGCCGACCGACGCTGGCCGTGGCCGAATGCGTGCCCGACAGCCTGCGACTGCGCGCCTCCGGCTTCGGAGGCGTCTACGACCCGCACGTGTGGATGGACGTACGCCGCTGGCAATATGCGGCGCGTTGCGTGGCCGAAACGCTGGCCCGCATGGACACGGCACGGGCTGCATTCTACCGGGACCGGCTCGCCGCCTATCTGGCCGAACTGGACAGCACTGACGCCTACGTTCGCCGTCGCTCTGCCACGCTGCCGCCGGAGCGGCGCGTGCTGATCACCTCACACGATGCCTTCCGCTACTTTGGCAACGCCTACGGCTGGGAGGTACACGGCCTGCTGGGCGTCTCGACGGCTTCCGAGGCCGGCACGGCCGACGTTCAGCAACTGGCCGAATTCATCGTGGCCCGTCGCGTTCCGGCCATCTTCGTGGAAAGCTCCGTGCCGGAGCGCTACCTGCGAGCGTTGCAGGAAGCCGTGGGCGCCCGTGGCTTTTCGGTGCGGCTGGCCGGTCCGCTTTACTCCGATGCGCTGGGCGACCCGGGCTCGCCGGCCGGCACCTACACAGGCATGATCCGCACCAACATCGACACGATCGTCGAAGCCCTTCGTGAAGCGACCCTGCCATGA
- a CDS encoding ferredoxin--NADP reductase has product MPTDKFCRVRLVERIDFTDDLALFRFQPEEPVSFTPGQYATLALEVEGKLVPRAYSIVSAPHEPLLEFFIELVPHGKLTPRIWELREGDAMWMRRKIVGHFTLETKRTRHLMLATVTGIAPYLSMIRAQRHAIERGASPPHRFLVIHGASRSKELGVYLDELRKLSEEVDWLTYIPTVSRPWEDPDWKGETGRVDDIVRKYLDAAEDFTPETAVAYACGHPQMIENVRGILRRAGFDDAFIREEQYFVQKSAEKTPRKAAQPAATPKPAAVPADRLPPGARPIPTVGKLPPRPGTTS; this is encoded by the coding sequence ATGCCGACGGACAAATTCTGTCGTGTTCGCCTGGTCGAACGCATTGACTTCACCGACGACCTGGCGCTGTTTCGTTTTCAGCCCGAAGAGCCTGTAAGCTTCACGCCCGGTCAGTACGCCACGCTGGCGCTCGAGGTGGAAGGCAAACTGGTGCCGCGCGCCTATTCGATCGTCTCGGCCCCCCACGAGCCGCTGCTGGAATTTTTCATCGAGCTGGTGCCGCACGGGAAGCTGACGCCACGCATCTGGGAGCTGCGCGAGGGCGACGCCATGTGGATGCGCCGGAAGATCGTGGGACACTTCACGCTGGAGACGAAGCGCACGCGGCATCTGATGCTGGCCACCGTGACCGGCATTGCGCCCTATTTGAGCATGATCCGCGCCCAGCGCCACGCGATCGAACGGGGCGCGTCGCCGCCCCACCGGTTTCTGGTCATTCACGGGGCCAGCCGCTCGAAGGAGCTGGGCGTGTACCTGGACGAACTCCGCAAACTTTCCGAAGAGGTGGACTGGCTGACGTACATCCCCACCGTCAGCCGGCCGTGGGAAGACCCCGACTGGAAGGGCGAGACGGGCCGCGTGGACGACATCGTGCGCAAGTACCTGGACGCGGCCGAAGACTTCACGCCCGAAACGGCCGTGGCCTACGCCTGCGGCCATCCCCAGATGATCGAGAACGTGCGGGGTATTCTGCGTCGCGCCGGCTTTGACGACGCGTTCATCCGCGAAGAGCAGTACTTCGTGCAGAAAAGCGCGGAGAAAACACCCCGCAAGGCTGCCCAGCCCGCGGCCACGCCGAAGCCGGCGGCCGTCCCGGCCGATCGCCTGCCGCCGGGCGCCCGTCCGATCCCGACCGTCGGCAAACTTCCACCCCGACCGGGGACAACTTCCTGA
- a CDS encoding thioredoxin family protein, translated as MHRFWIERRPHNGLTYEAYVAAWEEALRQPLAGLDARARRYLYYRRYNYERAQRVAEAYRMSERLARALEAIDQPQLWMVLTEDWCGDSAYSLPVIAEAARRSPLITLRILRRDENPDIMDRYLTRGARSIPKLVAFAEDGTELFTWGPRPAEAQALRDQLKAEGADARQLSQALIDWYEAGGWQQVDTELAERLEAIQEAQRLSSSR; from the coding sequence ATGCACCGGTTCTGGATCGAGCGGCGTCCGCACAATGGCCTGACTTACGAGGCGTACGTGGCGGCGTGGGAGGAAGCGCTCCGGCAACCGCTGGCCGGACTCGACGCCAGGGCGCGGCGCTACCTGTACTACCGTCGCTACAACTACGAGCGGGCGCAGCGCGTGGCCGAGGCTTACCGTATGTCCGAGCGGCTGGCGCGGGCGCTGGAGGCCATCGATCAGCCGCAGCTCTGGATGGTGCTCACCGAAGACTGGTGCGGCGATTCGGCCTACAGCTTACCCGTCATCGCCGAAGCCGCCCGGCGCAGCCCGCTGATTACGCTGCGCATTCTCCGGCGCGACGAAAATCCGGACATCATGGATCGGTACCTGACGCGCGGCGCCCGGAGCATTCCCAAACTGGTGGCCTTTGCCGAAGATGGAACGGAGCTGTTCACCTGGGGGCCGCGTCCGGCCGAGGCCCAGGCGCTCCGGGACCAGTTGAAGGCGGAAGGTGCGGATGCGCGGCAGCTCTCGCAGGCGCTGATCGACTGGTACGAAGCGGGCGGCTGGCAGCAGGTCGATACGGAACTGGCCGAACGGCTGGAAGCCATACAGGAAGCTCAGCGCCTGTCGTCTTCCAGATAA